In a genomic window of Virgibacillus sp. SK37:
- a CDS encoding endospore germination permease: MKFSRFQLFFLIILYVGISNHVILLPHLISVSNRDAWISSLIAYFCLLVWGIILKFILKSMHRNSLLVWTQKKMGRIITYTLLSLFCFYIVTTSLITFNDLVNTIQIYFLPRTPILFTGLAFLLLSVCIAYKNLKTLVYLALILSPLVIILGLFVALSTMAEKDYSLLFPVFTNGMEPIIKGAIMVVGANADVLFLFLIQNQIKKEYSALDFFVIITSLIILVIGPTTGAIAAFGPEVASKMRFPAFEQWRLVSIGDTISHVDFLAVFQLLAGAIIRMALSIYLLWSIWEIPSLKFRRILIGAYSIFILIIMMQPNADVYLQTIMEKYFYFYSFIFAIFITVFLLIASYFKRGGTSS; encoded by the coding sequence ATGAAATTCTCTCGGTTTCAATTATTCTTTTTAATTATATTGTATGTTGGAATTTCTAATCATGTCATCTTATTGCCACATTTAATTAGTGTTTCAAATAGAGATGCTTGGATCTCATCATTAATTGCATACTTTTGTCTGTTAGTCTGGGGAATTATTTTAAAGTTTATATTAAAGAGTATGCACAGAAACTCTTTACTCGTATGGACGCAAAAGAAAATGGGGAGAATTATCACTTATACACTTTTATCTTTATTTTGTTTTTACATAGTAACCACTAGCTTAATAACATTTAATGATTTGGTAAACACTATACAAATATATTTTTTACCAAGAACCCCAATTCTTTTTACAGGTCTGGCCTTCCTTCTATTATCTGTGTGCATTGCTTATAAAAATCTTAAAACGCTTGTTTACTTGGCTCTAATACTATCTCCACTGGTTATTATACTCGGGTTGTTTGTAGCTTTATCAACAATGGCGGAAAAGGACTATTCCTTATTATTTCCTGTTTTTACAAATGGAATGGAACCGATAATTAAAGGCGCTATTATGGTTGTTGGAGCCAATGCGGATGTTTTGTTTTTATTTCTTATTCAAAACCAGATAAAAAAGGAATATTCAGCATTGGACTTTTTTGTAATAATAACTTCTCTAATTATTCTTGTTATAGGACCAACAACTGGTGCAATAGCAGCTTTTGGTCCGGAAGTTGCATCGAAAATGCGTTTTCCTGCATTTGAACAATGGCGATTGGTTAGTATTGGCGATACCATTTCACACGTCGATTTTCTGGCTGTATTTCAATTATTGGCTGGAGCCATCATTCGTATGGCTTTAAGCATTTATCTATTGTGGAGTATCTGGGAAATACCTTCTCTAAAATTTAGGCGGATTCTAATTGGAGCTTATTCTATCTTCATTTTAATTATTATGATGCAGCCAAATGCTGATGTGTATTTACAGACGATTATGGAGAAATATTTTTATTTCTATTCCTTCATCTTTGCAATCTTTATCACTGTTTTTCTTCTAATAGCAAGCTATTTTAAAAGAGGAGGAACTAGCTCGTGA
- a CDS encoding spore germination protein, with protein sequence MSNQKITSLAKLNQALIKGRLKPADLQRFFVNYADVQTVEGKVSMYYAEGMIDSTQLNEFSEAVEQAILDNKLEKASKNLPPISSLTSLDEMIESLFSGLLILYKDGDTFFYTVNISKIPKREPEESTSEISIKGPRDGFTEEVNVNVSLIRKRLKSKELYNQAFELGSISKTKVSLLYLKNRANSKVIKEIDHRLKKIQVDSIISSGQLEQWLSDRTFSLFPLFDYIARPDFVVESLLKGKFILIVDGSPLVLIGPVNLLELLNSPEDIHYSFQIIIFQKIFRVMGLFAAIFLPGFWVSITSVNIDQLPLNLLATIVESRQGMPLPFALEFIFILVLFEILREAGIQMPKPIGQTITVVGGLIIGDAVIRAGLASPTLIVVIAVSVVSTYTLVNQSLVASVSILRVYLILTSAILGVYGFILGLISILVYVCRLESFGISYVQPITEINWKKIYSSIFFTLLRKRKPNTLHNKK encoded by the coding sequence GTGAGCAACCAAAAAATAACCAGTTTAGCTAAGCTCAATCAAGCCCTGATCAAAGGCCGCTTAAAACCAGCAGATCTTCAGCGATTTTTTGTTAATTATGCTGATGTTCAAACGGTTGAAGGAAAGGTTTCGATGTACTATGCAGAAGGTATGATTGATTCTACGCAGCTTAATGAGTTTTCGGAAGCTGTTGAGCAAGCAATTTTAGACAATAAATTGGAGAAAGCCAGTAAAAACTTACCGCCTATTTCTTCTCTGACTTCATTGGATGAAATGATTGAGAGCTTGTTCTCTGGTTTATTAATTTTATATAAAGATGGAGATACATTCTTTTATACAGTTAATATTTCAAAGATACCTAAAAGAGAGCCAGAGGAATCCACCTCAGAAATATCGATTAAAGGCCCGCGAGATGGCTTTACTGAGGAAGTTAATGTAAATGTTTCATTGATTCGAAAACGATTAAAATCAAAAGAACTGTATAATCAGGCATTTGAATTAGGGAGTATAAGTAAGACGAAAGTATCTTTGCTTTATTTGAAGAATAGGGCTAATTCTAAAGTTATTAAAGAAATAGATCATCGTCTCAAAAAAATACAAGTAGACAGTATTATAAGTAGTGGTCAGTTGGAGCAATGGTTGTCTGACCGTACATTTTCCCTGTTTCCTTTATTTGATTATATAGCCCGTCCGGATTTTGTTGTCGAGTCTTTATTAAAAGGAAAGTTTATTCTTATCGTGGATGGCTCACCCTTAGTGTTAATTGGGCCAGTAAATTTGCTCGAATTATTAAATTCACCAGAAGATATTCACTATTCCTTTCAAATAATTATATTTCAAAAGATATTTAGAGTTATGGGTTTATTTGCGGCAATCTTCCTGCCAGGATTTTGGGTAAGTATCACTTCTGTTAACATAGATCAACTTCCTCTTAATTTATTGGCCACAATAGTGGAATCAAGGCAAGGAATGCCCTTACCGTTTGCATTAGAATTTATCTTCATACTCGTTCTTTTTGAAATTTTACGAGAAGCAGGTATTCAAATGCCCAAGCCTATTGGGCAAACAATTACAGTGGTTGGAGGTTTAATTATTGGTGATGCGGTCATTAGAGCCGGCTTAGCTTCCCCAACTTTAATTGTAGTAATTGCTGTTTCTGTTGTTTCCACCTATACATTGGTAAACCAATCGCTCGTAGCTAGTGTGAGTATACTGCGCGTTTATCTTATTCTAACATCAGCCATTTTAGGGGTTTATGGTTTTATTCTTGGATTAATAAGTATCTTAGTCTATGTGTGTAGACTGGAGTCATTCGGTATATCTTATGTACAGCCAATTACTGAGATTAACTGGAAAAAAATTTATTCTTCCATCTTCTTTACATTGTTAAGAAAAAGAAAGCCAAATACTCTTCATAATAAGAAATGA
- a CDS encoding PH domain-containing protein produces the protein MNRETQGPPLPTKKLEKSIVKVWRTTAAIEDGIGLIVLAVLLYLDYYFAWPVWIGWILIGLLLLSILYSVWSVFVRPYYLHKNWRYDLNEAFLQLKSGAINEQHQLIPMAKIQAVSTKQGPLLRKYGLYSIEIMTMGSSHTIPGIPEKAAMEVRNQIAIFAKVKEAEE, from the coding sequence ATGAATAGAGAAACACAAGGCCCTCCATTACCAACAAAAAAGCTGGAAAAGTCAATTGTAAAGGTTTGGAGAACTACTGCAGCAATTGAGGATGGAATCGGTTTGATTGTATTGGCTGTTCTACTATACTTAGATTACTATTTTGCTTGGCCAGTATGGATTGGCTGGATTCTCATAGGACTATTATTACTTTCTATCCTTTATTCCGTTTGGTCAGTATTTGTTAGACCTTATTATTTACATAAAAATTGGCGTTATGATTTAAATGAAGCATTTCTACAATTAAAATCAGGTGCAATTAATGAACAACATCAACTTATTCCTATGGCAAAAATCCAGGCTGTTTCTACAAAACAAGGCCCATTGCTACGAAAATATGGGTTATATTCTATTGAAATTATGACAATGGGGAGTTCACATACAATTCCAGGGATCCCTGAGAAAGCAGCCATGGAAGTTAGAAACCAAATTGCCATCTTTGCAAAAGTGAAGGAGGCAGAGGAATGA
- the uvsE gene encoding UV DNA damage repair endonuclease UvsE, whose product MTLVRLGYSAISMHVKNSSTSKTMTFSRYSQIEDKNAAIRKIVQIAATNLTNLLRLLRHNNAHGIHFYRMSSKLIPLVNHPEIPSWNYVKHLEENLHDIHTFLESHPEMRVDFHADHFVLINSPKKEVFNQAARTLRMHKRLLSGMGINPVHRCVMHVGGAYGNKEKALEQFIHNWGFLSADLQGMLILENDDKTFDLSDTLFLCEKLGVPFVFDIHHHLANHKEGERWEEQWPRILKTWDHSNLPIKMHLSSPKSKSNYRAHSDYINSEMFVEFLNVIKGTVQQIDCMIEAKQKDEALFELMKGVKKYPGIGIVDGGSFLIK is encoded by the coding sequence ATGACTTTGGTTCGTTTAGGCTATTCAGCAATAAGTATGCACGTGAAAAATAGCTCTACATCAAAAACAATGACTTTTTCCCGCTATTCCCAAATAGAAGATAAGAATGCAGCCATAAGAAAAATAGTTCAAATTGCAGCAACGAATTTAACTAATCTTCTACGGTTATTAAGACATAATAATGCACATGGTATCCATTTTTACCGTATGTCATCTAAGTTAATTCCCCTTGTAAATCATCCCGAAATACCAAGTTGGAATTATGTAAAGCACTTAGAAGAAAATCTACATGACATACATACGTTTCTGGAAAGCCATCCTGAGATGCGGGTAGATTTCCATGCAGATCACTTTGTGCTAATCAACTCACCAAAAAAAGAAGTCTTTAATCAGGCTGCAAGAACACTAAGAATGCACAAACGTTTGCTGAGTGGTATGGGAATAAATCCAGTACATCGTTGTGTCATGCATGTAGGAGGTGCATATGGCAATAAAGAAAAGGCATTAGAACAGTTTATTCATAATTGGGGTTTTCTCTCTGCGGATTTACAAGGGATGCTTATTTTAGAAAATGACGATAAAACGTTCGATCTTAGTGATACCCTGTTTCTTTGTGAAAAGTTAGGAGTCCCTTTCGTTTTTGATATTCATCATCATTTAGCCAACCATAAAGAGGGAGAGCGTTGGGAGGAGCAATGGCCCCGTATTCTTAAAACATGGGATCATTCAAACTTACCTATTAAAATGCATCTTTCAAGTCCGAAATCGAAATCCAATTACAGAGCTCATTCTGATTATATAAATAGTGAAATGTTTGTGGAATTTCTAAATGTAATTAAAGGGACCGTTCAGCAAATAGATTGCATGATTGAGGCCAAACAAAAGGACGAAGCTTTATTTGAATTAATGAAAGGTGTAAAAAAATATCCTGGGATTGGAATAGTGGATGGCGGCAGCTTTTTAATTAAGTAA
- a CDS encoding Ger(x)C family spore germination protein, with the protein MQKLIIVCICLLLLMGCSDIKEIQKMNYATAIGIEYKEGRYVTHVQMVGLNSLSNVESAQGATSQILVSESSGETFNDALFDLYNTAQERIIWSHVSSIILDETAIKKGFDDILDGILRYHEFRPTPWIFGVKGNMTEILSTPGFFNQPPTETILHNPENIEEQDSIIRPIKLHHYAREITEPAFTTFLPSLYVNKKQWEQNEEDDPKLSFDGAFFMGKQGVNKYYKLDEIRSIRWATPDTKRTSVTIPYKDSKLLVVIENVRINKQYHRKKGRPQVDYNVKFDCYVTNQKNRASLNNNEISEKISSLIKKEIIDFYELGKEDGVDFLNLEYELYREDYKLWEQLKDEGPYLKTIKLNPKVDVYLRHSGAGKIN; encoded by the coding sequence ATGCAGAAGCTAATTATAGTTTGTATTTGCTTATTGTTGCTTATGGGATGTAGTGACATTAAAGAAATTCAAAAGATGAACTATGCTACTGCAATAGGTATTGAATATAAAGAAGGAAGATATGTTACTCATGTTCAGATGGTTGGGCTAAACAGTTTATCGAATGTAGAAAGTGCGCAAGGGGCTACAAGTCAAATTCTTGTCTCTGAATCTTCTGGTGAAACCTTTAATGATGCCTTGTTTGATTTGTATAATACTGCTCAAGAGAGAATTATCTGGTCACATGTGAGTAGTATTATACTTGATGAAACAGCTATAAAGAAAGGATTTGATGATATTCTGGACGGAATACTTCGCTATCATGAATTCCGACCAACACCTTGGATATTTGGTGTGAAAGGGAATATGACTGAAATATTGTCAACCCCAGGTTTTTTTAACCAGCCTCCTACTGAAACCATTTTGCATAACCCGGAAAATATTGAAGAACAGGATTCCATTATTCGACCTATAAAGCTTCATCACTACGCAAGAGAGATAACAGAACCAGCTTTTACAACCTTTTTACCTTCTCTTTATGTAAATAAGAAGCAATGGGAACAAAATGAGGAAGATGATCCCAAACTTTCTTTTGATGGTGCTTTCTTTATGGGGAAGCAAGGGGTTAATAAGTACTATAAATTGGATGAAATTAGGTCGATACGGTGGGCAACCCCAGATACTAAGCGGACTTCAGTAACAATTCCGTATAAAGATAGTAAATTGCTTGTTGTAATAGAGAATGTTCGAATCAACAAACAATATCATAGAAAAAAAGGAAGGCCCCAAGTAGATTATAATGTGAAGTTTGATTGTTATGTAACAAACCAAAAGAATCGAGCTTCTTTAAATAATAATGAAATAAGTGAAAAAATTTCTTCTCTAATAAAAAAGGAAATCATTGATTTTTATGAATTGGGCAAAGAGGATGGGGTTGACTTTCTAAACTTAGAGTATGAGTTGTACCGGGAGGATTACAAGTTGTGGGAGCAGTTAAAGGACGAAGGACCATATTTGAAAACGATAAAACTTAATCCGAAAGTAGATGTTTATTTACGGCATTCAGGTGCAGGGAAAATTAATTAA
- a CDS encoding PH domain-containing protein codes for MKQLNRYHPLSIVFDIWKTAKNSFFAIFYLYILNFSSDSTFIYYARMIFLFLMGITLITIFLKWYTYKYSVKETSFELYHGIIKKTKKTVPFSKIQNVNRHTSLFHRLFKVTSIHFETGTAEDSSVKFPVITIAAADQLEEYITEKGEKKESNISSEDLDSSEKSDLPNRKTVHFQPRRKDIVKASFTSLSFLVLIPILGSIYSKMNQVLDLEERAEGYLSYLLDAWWMIIIFVLILGCVSLLIGMVWTFLKYGKYEISSDEERIYIKKGIMETTEFSILKSRVQAVEVSQTFMKRLLGLAEVKLTSAGSFSGGEELEVNTLYPFLPLTRAYELITELLPTYEVASNLHSLPKKSLGIRLLKPSWFWAIATGALFYFHPVFFHVEMTWLILSILLLALIVLARVLDYYHTGYLVQGQFIQFKTGGFTTTTFLSRRDKIIEVGVSRNLIQQFLGLATVTTVNRAQPVYHNTLTDVPLNFTTLFYSWYMEREKEVEHE; via the coding sequence ATGAAGCAGTTGAATCGTTACCACCCATTATCGATTGTATTCGATATTTGGAAGACAGCAAAAAACTCATTTTTTGCTATTTTTTATCTCTATATTTTAAATTTTAGCTCTGATTCTACTTTTATATATTATGCAAGAATGATTTTTTTATTTTTAATGGGGATTACGCTAATTACTATTTTTCTAAAATGGTATACGTATAAATATTCAGTAAAGGAAACTTCATTTGAACTATATCACGGAATAATTAAAAAGACGAAGAAGACAGTGCCCTTTTCCAAAATACAAAATGTAAATCGCCATACGTCTTTGTTTCACCGTCTATTTAAAGTAACTTCCATACACTTCGAAACAGGTACCGCTGAAGATTCAAGTGTAAAATTTCCGGTAATTACAATTGCAGCTGCAGATCAGCTTGAAGAGTATATCACTGAAAAAGGAGAGAAGAAAGAAAGTAACATTTCATCCGAAGATTTAGATTCTAGCGAGAAAAGTGATCTGCCTAACAGAAAAACAGTTCATTTTCAGCCGAGAAGGAAAGATATTGTAAAAGCATCTTTTACTTCTTTAAGCTTTCTCGTTTTAATACCTATATTAGGTTCCATCTATTCTAAAATGAATCAAGTACTTGATTTGGAGGAGAGAGCAGAAGGGTATCTATCCTATCTTCTGGATGCATGGTGGATGATTATTATTTTTGTGCTTATTTTAGGTTGTGTTTCGTTATTAATTGGCATGGTCTGGACCTTTTTAAAATACGGTAAATATGAAATTTCTTCTGATGAGGAAAGGATATATATAAAGAAAGGTATTATGGAAACCACAGAATTTTCCATTCTGAAAAGTAGAGTACAAGCTGTTGAAGTATCGCAAACTTTTATGAAGCGGTTGCTTGGTCTTGCTGAAGTGAAACTTACTAGTGCAGGAAGCTTCAGTGGTGGAGAAGAGCTTGAAGTAAATACATTATATCCCTTTCTTCCATTAACGAGGGCATATGAACTGATTACAGAACTGCTGCCAACTTACGAAGTAGCTTCAAACTTGCATTCTCTTCCTAAAAAATCATTAGGCATTCGATTGTTAAAACCGAGCTGGTTCTGGGCGATAGCAACCGGTGCGTTATTCTATTTCCATCCTGTCTTTTTTCATGTGGAAATGACTTGGTTAATTCTCTCCATACTACTTTTGGCGCTTATTGTGTTGGCGCGAGTGCTGGATTACTACCATACAGGCTACCTGGTTCAGGGCCAATTTATCCAGTTTAAAACAGGCGGATTTACAACTACAACATTTTTATCAAGGAGAGATAAAATTATTGAAGTTGGTGTATCGAGAAACTTAATTCAACAATTTTTAGGGCTCGCTACTGTCACTACTGTTAATAGAGCCCAACCGGTTTACCATAACACGCTTACCGATGTTCCGTTAAACTTTACTACGCTATTTTATTCTTGGTATATGGAAAGAGAAAAAGAAGTAGAGCATGAATAA